A window of the Labeo rohita strain BAU-BD-2019 chromosome 1, IGBB_LRoh.1.0, whole genome shotgun sequence genome harbors these coding sequences:
- the LOC127170945 gene encoding uncharacterized protein LOC127170945, producing the protein MKQVQEKRKTKMIICNLAVSLLLLSLSVSGNTNGSEMNCVAVIKVPRNTVFLARVMTELKINCTITQHGCHRNQIISWCKIYGNGCNALNYSNNMRTEWKNITANNGMAFLIFLNISMEDTGSYRCKEGDTSVSHAINVTVTDNEEDKVSQNQSNPILDDLNTPSNDDLGWFWPYVYICSGTAGLVLTVITVTLLIIRCQGTKSTRKDITVKTQYMETQRGDLPPPPPSHHNTRSPSNQLTSTLYRDCKTPPIRGSSAGRVANSSHNTVGTKRGEEENALVYASLNHQAQPRVPRRTARQEPEPEPSEYAAIRVR; encoded by the exons ATGAAACAGGtacaagaaaagagaaaaacaaaaatg ATCATATGTAATCTTGCTGTTTCTCTTCTACTGCTATCGCTGAGTGTCAGCGGCAACACAAATG GATCTGAGATGAACTGTGTTGCAGTAATCAAAGTGCCACGAAATACTGTGTTTCTAGCTCGTGTTATGACCGAGTTGAAGATAAACTGTACTATAACTCAACATGGATGTCACAGGAACCAAATAATCTCATGGTGCAAAATCTATGGAAATGGCTgtaatgctttaaattactcAAATAACATGAGAACTGAGTGGAAAAACATCACAGCAAATAATGGGATGGCTTTCCTGATTTTTTTGAACATCTCAATGGAGGATACAGGTTCCTACAGATGTAAAGAAGGTGACACCTCTGTAAGCCATGCTATTAATGTGACTGTGACAG ataatGAGGAGgataaggtttcacaaaatcaAAGCAACCCAA TATTAGATGATCTGAATACACCTTCAAATGATGATCTGGGGTGGTTCTGGCCATATGTGTACATCTGCAGTGGAACGGCAGGTCTGGTGCTCACAGTTATAACTGTAACATTGCTTATCATCAGATGCCAAG GTACAAAATCAACAAGAAAAGATATAACAGTTAAAACTCAg TACATGGAAACACAAAGAGGTGATCTGCCTCCTCCTCCCCCTTCTCATCACAATACCCGTTCCCCCTCTAATCAGCTCACATCTACTTTATATCGTGACTGTAAAACTCCACCTATCAGAGGTTCATCAGCTGGAAGAGTCGCAAATAGTAGCCACAACACTGTTGGCACAAAAAGAGGGGAAGAAGAGAATGCTCTGGTGTATGCTTCTTTGAATCACCAGGCTCAGCCAAGAGTGCCCAGAAGAACAGCACGACAAGAACCAGAACCAGAACCTTCAGAATATGCAGCAATCCGGGTCCGCTGA
- the LOC127170951 gene encoding uncharacterized protein LOC127170951, translating into MIMLVFSLILMCVSFSGTTNGSEVNCVAVVKMPRNTVFVAPVMTELKINCTVTLHGCPRNPRIKWCKITGNDCKALNYSNHIRSEWKNFTEHGGMAFLVFLNISMEDTGFYRCKEGDTSVSHAINVTVTDNVEDKVSQNQSNPILGDLNTPPTDDLGWLWPYVYTCSGTVGLVFMAVSFFYVVRCQGRNWTRKDMENKNQYMDKRKNDLLHLPHLCLDSDLLTYVVYRV; encoded by the exons atG ATCATGCTTGTCTTTTCTCTTATATTGATGTGTGTCAGTTTCAGCGGCACCACAAATG GATCTGAGGTGAACTGTGTTGCAGTGGTCAAAATGCCACGAAATACTGTGTTTGTAGCTCCTGTTATGACTGAGTTGAAGATAAACTGTACTGTAACTCTACATGGATGTCCCAGGAACCCAAGAATCAAATGGTGCAAAATCACTGGAAATGACTGTAAAGCTTTAAATTACTCAAATCACATAAGGTCTGAATGGAAGAACTTCACAGAACATGGAGGGATGGCTTTCCTGGTTTTCCTGAACATCTCAATGGAGGATACAGGTTTCTACAGATGTAAAGAAGGTGACACCTCTGTAAGTCATGCTATTAATGTGACTGTGACAG ataATGTGGAGgataaggtttcacaaaatcaAAGCAACCCAA TATTAGGTGATCTGAACACACCTCCAACGGATGATCTGGGGTGGCTCTGGCCATATGTGTACACCTGCAGTGGAACAGTGGGGCTGGTCTTCATGGCGgtatcatttttttatgtcGTGAGGTGCCAAG GGAGAAACTGGACAAGAAAAgatatggaaaataaaaatcag TACATGGACAAACGAAAAAATGACCTGCTTCATCTTCCTCATCTCTGTCTGGACTCAGACCTGCTGACCTATGTTGTATACCGTGTTTAA
- the zgc:172122 gene encoding OX-2 membrane glycoprotein, translating to MLCGLSSLYKSVAVKMCGSVSAISLQVWVTLMLLSRLQGTVLAPSHLQAIAGLPFMLACNITMEAGEVLKQVLWEDMTNTTILHYQPGGYVTKEDGVELSQQTTGKQAHTSVITIRRAAPANEGCYQCLFDVYPTGQQRGRMCLSLTAMVEMIDNKTVVSGQTATLSCEYILTKQVRQVLWKKTAEQGDTATVASYVINDRPIIESPFKDRITLNPSFGLSKLSIHQAQTEDEGCYTCEFHTYPHGIKSDTACLSVYVLPKPEASYITVSQGIVEANCSAVSRPVAEISWNVEGHNQTLGPAVTSFYQLGDGTTMVVSSIQMQSELLDDELVKCEVRHQGLETAIYVTLNKSRKVHLVLISASCVALVLLICLCICLKRC from the exons ATGTTGTGTGGACTGTCCTCTCTTTACAAATCTGTGGCT GTCAAGATGTGTGGGTCTGTATCTGCAATATCTCTGCAAGTGTGGGTGACACTGATGTTGCTCTCTCGACTACAAG GTACGGTACTTGCACCATCTCATCTGCAGGCGATAGCTGGACTTCCCTTTATGCTGGCCTGCAATATTACAATGGAGGCAGGAGAAGTTTTAAAACAAGTACTATGGGAAGACATGACAAATACAACTATACTACACTATCAGCCTGGTGGGTATGTCACCAAAGAGGATGGAGTAGAGCTTTCACAGCAAACCACAGGTAAACAAGCTCACACCAGCGTCATCACCATCAGAAGAGCCGCGCCAGCCAACGAGGGCTGCTACCAGTGTCTTTTTGATGTGTACCCAACTGGGCAACAGAGAGGAAGGATGTGTCTTTCACTCACGG cAATGGTGGAAATGATAGACAATAAAACAGTTGTGAGCGGACAGACTGCTACTCTTTCATGCGAGTATATTCTCACTAAGCAAGTCCGGCAGGttttatggaaaaaaacagctgagcaaGGGGACACGGCCACTGTTGCTTCTTATGTCATTAATGACAGACCCATCATTGAGAGCCCTTTCAAGGATCGGATCACTCTAAATCCATCATTTGGGCTAAGCAAGCTCTCCATACACCAGGCTCAGACAGAGGATGAGGGCTGTTACACCTGCGAGTTCCACACGTATCCACATGGCATTAAGAGCGATACCGCTTGTTTGTCCGTTTATG tCCTACCCAAACCTGAGGCTAGTTACATCACCGTCTCACAGGGCATTGTTGAGGCCAACTGCTCAGCCGTGTCACGTCCTGTGGCAGAGATCTCCTGGAACGTGGAGGGTCATAATCAAACACTTGGCCCTGCTGTCACATCCTTTTACCAGCTAGGGGACGGCACCACCATGGTGGTCAGTTCCATTCAAATGCAAAGTGAGCTACTGGACGATGAACTTGTCAAGTGTGAAGTTCGTCACCAAGGCCTTGAGACTGCCATCTATGTGACTCTAAATAAAT CTAGGAAAGTCCATCTCGTTCTCATTTCAGCCAGCTGTGTGGCCCTTGTGCTGCTCATATGTCTGTGTATCTGCCTGAAGAGGTGCTAA